From the Ciconia boyciana chromosome 24, ASM3463844v1, whole genome shotgun sequence genome, one window contains:
- the LOC140643600 gene encoding excitatory amino acid transporter 1-like isoform X1, giving the protein MSEQSHVNSLFLNEDAAKRLNAESRVQRFRQAVQKRAARAKKRMHSITADSAKSFFRRNAFVLFTIAAVLLGIILAFSLRPYQLTYRQIKYFSFPGELLMRMLQMLVLPLIVSSLITGMASLDGRASGKMGMRAVVYYMVTTIIAVFIGILMVIIIHPGKGSKEKLHREGRIEQVQTTDAFMDLVRNMFPPNLVEACFKQYKTQYSTRIFTRTILHSSNVTAGVTTTQIPVPENFTSILENITHALGTISEVLTFEEVIPIPGSANGVNALGLVVFSMCFGLVIGSMKQKGRALREFFNCLNEAIMRLVAIIIWYAPVGIMFLIAGKILEMDDLAVMGGQLGMYTLTVIVGLLIHALCILPLLYFIVTHRNPWVFIAGLLQALITALGTSSSSATLPITFRCLEENNGVDRRITRFVLPVGATINMDGTALYEALAAIFIAQVNNYELDFGQIITISITATAASIGAAGIPQAGLVTMVIVLTSVGLPTEDITLIIAVDWFLDRLRTTTNVLGDSLGAGIVEHLSRHELDAQDCELGNSVIEEKEQLSHLVSPQKNTHRHPRSETAL; this is encoded by the exons ATGAGCGAGCAGAGTCATGTCAACAGCCTGTTCCTCAATGAGGACGCAGCCAAGCGGCTCAATGCTGAGAGCCGGGTGCAGCGCTTCCGGCAGGCAGTGCAGAAGCGGGCAGCGCGGGCCAAGAAGCGGATGCACAGCATCACTGCTGACAGCGCTAAAAGCTTCTTCAGGAGAAATGCCTTCGTCCTCTTCACCATTGCTGCAGTCTTACTAG GGATCATCCTGGCATTTTCCCTCCGGCCCTACCAGCTGACCTATCGCCAGATCAAGTATTTCTCCTTCCCCGGCGAGCTGCTGATGCGTATGCTCCAGATGTTGGTTCTTCCTCTCATTGTCTCTAGCTTGATTACAG GAATGGCCTCGCTGGATGGCAGAGCCTCAGGGAAGATGGGGATGCGGGCTGTCGTCTACTACATGGTGACCACGATCATAGCAGTCTTCATTGGCATCCTCATGGTGATCATCATCCACCCAGGAAAAGGATCTAAGGAAAAGCTTCACCGAGAAGGCAGAATTGAGCAGGTGCAGACCACAGATGCCTTCATGGACTTGGTGAG GAATATGTTCCCGCCCAACCTGGTAGAAGCCTGCTTCAAACAG taCAAGACGCAGTACAGCACCAGGATATTCACCAGAACCATCCTTCACAGCAGCAATGTCACAGCAGGTGTGACAACCACTCAGATCCCTGTGCCTGAGAACTTCACCAGCATCCTGGAGAACATCACTCATGCCCTGGGGACCATCTCCGAGGTGCTGACCTTTGAAGAAGTCATTCCCATCCCGGGCTCAGCCAATGGGGTGAACGCGCTGGGGCTGGTAGTGTTCTCCATGTGCTTCGGTTTGGTGATCGGCAGCATGAAGCAGAAGGGACGGGCCCTGCGGGAGTTCTTTAACTGCCTCAACGAAGCCATCATGAGGCTGGTGGCCATTATCATCTG GTATGCTCCAGTTGGGATCATGTTTTTAATTGCTGGCAAAATCCTGGAGATGGATGACCTAGCAGTGATGGGAGGCCAGCTGGGGATGTACACACTCACCGTCATCGTTGGACTCCTCATTCATGCCCTCTGCATCCTGCCCCTGCTCTACTTCATCGTCACTCACAGAAACCCCTGGGTATTCATTGCAGGGCTTCTGCAGGCCCTCATCACAGCCCTGGGCACCTCCTCAAG CTCAGCGACTCTGCCCATCACCTTCAGGTGCCTGGAAGAAAACAATGGTGTGGATAGGCGCATCACGAGGTTTGTTCTGCCTGTGGGAGCTACAATTAACATGGATGGCACTGCTCTGTACGAGGCTCTTGCAGCCATCTTCATTGCACAAGTCAACAACTATGAACTTGACTTCGGGCAGATCATCACAATAAG CATCACTGCCACAGCAGCCAGCATTGGAGCCGCAGGCATTCCCCAGGCCGGACTCGTGACTATGGTTATAGTGTTGACATCAGTGGGGCTGCCTACTGAAGACATTACGCTGATCATCGCTGTGGACTGGTTTCT GGACCGCCTTAGAACGACCACCAACGTCCTGGGGGATTCTCTGGGGGCTGGCATTGTGGAGCATCTCTCCCGGCATGAGCTAGATGCGCAGGACTGCGAACTTGGTAATTCTGTGATagaggagaaagagcagctctccCACCTGGTTTCTCCACAGAAAAACACCCACAGGCACCCCAGGAGTGAGACAGCACTGTGA
- the LOC140643600 gene encoding excitatory amino acid transporter 4-like isoform X2 has protein sequence MSEQSHVNSLFLNEDAAKRLNAESRVQRFRQAVQKRAARAKKRMHSITADSAKSFFRRNAFVLFTIAAVLLGIILAFSLRPYQLTYRQIKYFSFPGELLMRMLQMLVLPLIVSSLITGMASLDGRASGKMGMRAVVYYMVTTIIAVFIGILMVIIIHPGKGSKEKLHREGRIEQVQTTDAFMDLVRNMFPPNLVEACFKQYKTQYSTRIFTRTILHSSNVTAGVTTTQIPVPENFTSILENITHALGTISEVLTFEEVIPIPGSANGVNALGLVVFSMCFGLVIGSMKQKGRALREFFNCLNEAIMRLVAIIIWYAPVGIMFLIAGKILEMDDLAVMGGQLGMYTLTVIVGLLIHALCILPLLYFIVTHRNPWVFIAGLLQALITALGTSSSSATLPITFRCLEENNGVDRRITRFVLPVGATINMDGTALYEALAAIFIAQVNNYELDFGQIITISITATAASIGAAGIPQAGLVTMVIVLTSVGLPTEDITLIIAVDWFLDRLRTTTNVLGDSLGAGIVEHLSRHELDAQDCELDYLSNFSRKH, from the exons ATGAGCGAGCAGAGTCATGTCAACAGCCTGTTCCTCAATGAGGACGCAGCCAAGCGGCTCAATGCTGAGAGCCGGGTGCAGCGCTTCCGGCAGGCAGTGCAGAAGCGGGCAGCGCGGGCCAAGAAGCGGATGCACAGCATCACTGCTGACAGCGCTAAAAGCTTCTTCAGGAGAAATGCCTTCGTCCTCTTCACCATTGCTGCAGTCTTACTAG GGATCATCCTGGCATTTTCCCTCCGGCCCTACCAGCTGACCTATCGCCAGATCAAGTATTTCTCCTTCCCCGGCGAGCTGCTGATGCGTATGCTCCAGATGTTGGTTCTTCCTCTCATTGTCTCTAGCTTGATTACAG GAATGGCCTCGCTGGATGGCAGAGCCTCAGGGAAGATGGGGATGCGGGCTGTCGTCTACTACATGGTGACCACGATCATAGCAGTCTTCATTGGCATCCTCATGGTGATCATCATCCACCCAGGAAAAGGATCTAAGGAAAAGCTTCACCGAGAAGGCAGAATTGAGCAGGTGCAGACCACAGATGCCTTCATGGACTTGGTGAG GAATATGTTCCCGCCCAACCTGGTAGAAGCCTGCTTCAAACAG taCAAGACGCAGTACAGCACCAGGATATTCACCAGAACCATCCTTCACAGCAGCAATGTCACAGCAGGTGTGACAACCACTCAGATCCCTGTGCCTGAGAACTTCACCAGCATCCTGGAGAACATCACTCATGCCCTGGGGACCATCTCCGAGGTGCTGACCTTTGAAGAAGTCATTCCCATCCCGGGCTCAGCCAATGGGGTGAACGCGCTGGGGCTGGTAGTGTTCTCCATGTGCTTCGGTTTGGTGATCGGCAGCATGAAGCAGAAGGGACGGGCCCTGCGGGAGTTCTTTAACTGCCTCAACGAAGCCATCATGAGGCTGGTGGCCATTATCATCTG GTATGCTCCAGTTGGGATCATGTTTTTAATTGCTGGCAAAATCCTGGAGATGGATGACCTAGCAGTGATGGGAGGCCAGCTGGGGATGTACACACTCACCGTCATCGTTGGACTCCTCATTCATGCCCTCTGCATCCTGCCCCTGCTCTACTTCATCGTCACTCACAGAAACCCCTGGGTATTCATTGCAGGGCTTCTGCAGGCCCTCATCACAGCCCTGGGCACCTCCTCAAG CTCAGCGACTCTGCCCATCACCTTCAGGTGCCTGGAAGAAAACAATGGTGTGGATAGGCGCATCACGAGGTTTGTTCTGCCTGTGGGAGCTACAATTAACATGGATGGCACTGCTCTGTACGAGGCTCTTGCAGCCATCTTCATTGCACAAGTCAACAACTATGAACTTGACTTCGGGCAGATCATCACAATAAG CATCACTGCCACAGCAGCCAGCATTGGAGCCGCAGGCATTCCCCAGGCCGGACTCGTGACTATGGTTATAGTGTTGACATCAGTGGGGCTGCCTACTGAAGACATTACGCTGATCATCGCTGTGGACTGGTTTCT GGACCGCCTTAGAACGACCACCAACGTCCTGGGGGATTCTCTGGGGGCTGGCATTGTGGAGCATCTCTCCCGGCATGAGCTAGATGCGCAGGACTGCGAACTTG
- the LOC140643600 gene encoding excitatory amino acid transporter 4-like isoform X3, with translation MSEQSHVNSLFLNEDAAKRLNAESRVQRFRQAVQKRAARAKKRMHSITADSAKSFFRRNAFVLFTIAAVLLGIILAFSLRPYQLTYRQIKYFSFPGELLMRMLQMLVLPLIVSSLITGMASLDGRASGKMGMRAVVYYMVTTIIAVFIGILMVIIIHPGKGSKEKLHREGRIEQVQTTDAFMDLVRNMFPPNLVEACFKQYKTQYSTRIFTRTILHSSNVTAGVTTTQIPVPENFTSILENITHALGTISEVLTFEEVIPIPGSANGVNALGLVVFSMCFGLVIGSMKQKGRALREFFNCLNEAIMRLVAIIIWYAPVGIMFLIAGKILEMDDLAVMGGQLGMYTLTVIVGLLIHALCILPLLYFIVTHRNPWVFIAGLLQALITALGTSSSSATLPITFRCLEENNGVDRRITRFVLPVGATINMDGTALYEALAAIFIAQVNNYELDFGQIITISITATAASIGAAGIPQAGLVTMVIVLTSVGLPTEDITLIIAVDWFLDRLRTTTNVLGDSLGAGIVEHLSRHELDAQDCELD, from the exons ATGAGCGAGCAGAGTCATGTCAACAGCCTGTTCCTCAATGAGGACGCAGCCAAGCGGCTCAATGCTGAGAGCCGGGTGCAGCGCTTCCGGCAGGCAGTGCAGAAGCGGGCAGCGCGGGCCAAGAAGCGGATGCACAGCATCACTGCTGACAGCGCTAAAAGCTTCTTCAGGAGAAATGCCTTCGTCCTCTTCACCATTGCTGCAGTCTTACTAG GGATCATCCTGGCATTTTCCCTCCGGCCCTACCAGCTGACCTATCGCCAGATCAAGTATTTCTCCTTCCCCGGCGAGCTGCTGATGCGTATGCTCCAGATGTTGGTTCTTCCTCTCATTGTCTCTAGCTTGATTACAG GAATGGCCTCGCTGGATGGCAGAGCCTCAGGGAAGATGGGGATGCGGGCTGTCGTCTACTACATGGTGACCACGATCATAGCAGTCTTCATTGGCATCCTCATGGTGATCATCATCCACCCAGGAAAAGGATCTAAGGAAAAGCTTCACCGAGAAGGCAGAATTGAGCAGGTGCAGACCACAGATGCCTTCATGGACTTGGTGAG GAATATGTTCCCGCCCAACCTGGTAGAAGCCTGCTTCAAACAG taCAAGACGCAGTACAGCACCAGGATATTCACCAGAACCATCCTTCACAGCAGCAATGTCACAGCAGGTGTGACAACCACTCAGATCCCTGTGCCTGAGAACTTCACCAGCATCCTGGAGAACATCACTCATGCCCTGGGGACCATCTCCGAGGTGCTGACCTTTGAAGAAGTCATTCCCATCCCGGGCTCAGCCAATGGGGTGAACGCGCTGGGGCTGGTAGTGTTCTCCATGTGCTTCGGTTTGGTGATCGGCAGCATGAAGCAGAAGGGACGGGCCCTGCGGGAGTTCTTTAACTGCCTCAACGAAGCCATCATGAGGCTGGTGGCCATTATCATCTG GTATGCTCCAGTTGGGATCATGTTTTTAATTGCTGGCAAAATCCTGGAGATGGATGACCTAGCAGTGATGGGAGGCCAGCTGGGGATGTACACACTCACCGTCATCGTTGGACTCCTCATTCATGCCCTCTGCATCCTGCCCCTGCTCTACTTCATCGTCACTCACAGAAACCCCTGGGTATTCATTGCAGGGCTTCTGCAGGCCCTCATCACAGCCCTGGGCACCTCCTCAAG CTCAGCGACTCTGCCCATCACCTTCAGGTGCCTGGAAGAAAACAATGGTGTGGATAGGCGCATCACGAGGTTTGTTCTGCCTGTGGGAGCTACAATTAACATGGATGGCACTGCTCTGTACGAGGCTCTTGCAGCCATCTTCATTGCACAAGTCAACAACTATGAACTTGACTTCGGGCAGATCATCACAATAAG CATCACTGCCACAGCAGCCAGCATTGGAGCCGCAGGCATTCCCCAGGCCGGACTCGTGACTATGGTTATAGTGTTGACATCAGTGGGGCTGCCTACTGAAGACATTACGCTGATCATCGCTGTGGACTGGTTTCT GGACCGCCTTAGAACGACCACCAACGTCCTGGGGGATTCTCTGGGGGCTGGCATTGTGGAGCATCTCTCCCGGCATGAGCTAGATGCGCAGGACTGCGAACTTG